One Zootoca vivipara chromosome 9, rZooViv1.1, whole genome shotgun sequence DNA window includes the following coding sequences:
- the PCGF1 gene encoding polycomb group RING finger protein 1, translated as MASPPQGGPMAIAMRLRNQLQAVYKMDPLRNEEEVRVKMKELNEHIVCFLCAGYFIDATTITECLHTFCKSCIVKYLQTSKYCPMCSTKIHETQPLLNLKLDRVMQDIVYKLVPGLQESEEKRIREFYQSRGLERVTQPSNEDSASDRVGLPYTAFDHSRAHYYRFDEHVLLCLEKQSSGKEKNKHILQHKYIRCSVRAQIRHLRRVLCCRLELALQHVQILFNNEVLPDHMTLKQLWLSRWFGKPAPLLLNYSVKEKRR; from the exons ATGGCGTCTCCTCCTCAGGGGGGCCCGATGGCGATTGCGATGCGGCTCCGCAACCAGCTCCAGGCCGTCTACAAGATGGACCCGCTCCGCAACGAG GAGGAGGTGAGGGTGAAGATGAAGGAGCTGAACGAGCACATTGTCTGCTTCCTTTGCGCCGGGTACTTCATCGATGCCACCACCATCACCGAATGCCTGCATACCT tcTGCAAGAGCTGCATCGTGAAGTACCTTCAGACCAGCAAGTATTGCCCCATGTGCAGCACCAAGATCCACGAGACGCAGCCGCTGCTCAACCTCAAGCTGGACCGGGTCATGCAGGACATTGTCTACAAGCTGGTGCCTGGCCTGCAGGAGA GCGAGGAGAAGAGGATCCGAGAATTCTACCAATCCCGCGGCCTGGAGCGCGTCACCCAACCCAGCAATGAAG actcgGCCTCTGACCGCGTGGGCTTGCCCTACACCGCCTTTGACCACTCGCGGGCCCATTATTACCGCTTTGACGAGCACGTCTTGCTGTGCCTGGAAAAACAGAG ttctgggaaagagaagaacaaGCACATCCTGCAG caCAAGTACATTCGCTGCTCGGTACGGGCCCAGATCCGCCACCTCCGCCGGGTTCTGTGCTGCCGGTTAGAGCTGGCGCTCCAACAC GTGCAGATCCTGTTCAACAACGAGGTGCTCCCCgaccacatgaccctgaagcagCTCTGGCTTTCTCGCTGGTTTGGCAAG CCGGCGCCTCTGCTGCTCAACTACAGtgtgaaggagaagaggaggtaG